From the Pangasianodon hypophthalmus isolate fPanHyp1 chromosome 17, fPanHyp1.pri, whole genome shotgun sequence genome, one window contains:
- the LOC128320907 gene encoding protocadherin beta-16-like encodes MDRKIGLYELLFILGFIFVFLHPVYGDLSYTVPEETKRQYVIGHLAKDLGLDGKRLSARKARVETEDSAKRYCDINLSSGNLVVAETIDREELCGSRISCILYYELVLENPLEVHRISLQIEDVNDNSPLFPNERISFEIRESADKGERFPLEEAHDLDIGRNAVQGYSLEKNEHFVLSVHENADGGKSATLVLEKELDREKQKDIHLILTAFDGGNPPKSGTAVIHVTVLDANDNIPVFSQPVYRVSLAENTPLGTEVITVSATDADEGANGDVTYELSRLSDKSAKLFSLDKVTGQITVSGNIDYEKEKYYEMRVQAKDGPGLVSSVKIIIDITDINDNEPRIILKLLNDPVPENSAAGTEVAIINVQDKDSGDNRQVHCYIQQKVPFKLTPSIKNYFSLVTTSMLDREKASDYNITITATDGGSPPLSSSMTIHLSVSDINDNPPVFDQQSYTAYVVENNKPGTSISSVTARDPDWRQNGTVLYSLLPSEINGVPVSSFLSINSDTGVIHAVRSFDYEKFRNFKVQVVARDNGSPPLSSNVTVSVFISDENDNSPQILYPAPEGKSLMTEMVPKAALSGSLLSKVIAVDADSGQNAWLSYHIVKSTDPGLFTIGLHSGEIRAQRDITESDSMKQNLVISVKDNGQPPLSATCSVYLLISDNLAEVPELKDMTYEESNSKLTFYLIIALVSVSTFFLTFIILILAVRFCHRRKPRLLFDGAVAIPSAYLPPNYAEVEGAGTLRTSYNYDTYLTTGSRTSDFKFITSYNDNTLTAGGTLKMAQNDTLDATLIALNNTTDDDEVRKLCPLFMVDFFFFASLQC; translated from the coding sequence ATGGACCGGAAGATAGGATTGTATGAGCTATTATTTATTCTTGGCTTTATTTTCGTTTTTCTTCATCCTGTTTATGGAGATTTGAGCTACACTGTTCCGGAGGAAACGAAGCGTCAGTATGTGATTGGACATTTAGCAAAGGATCTCGGACTTGATGGCAAACGTTTGTCTGCTCGTAAGGCTCGGGTGGAGACAGAGGACAGCGCGAAACGGTACTGCGACATTAATCTGAGTAGTGGAAATCTGGTCGTGGCGGAAACAATAGACCGAGAGGAGCTTTGTGGATCGAGAATTTCTTGCATTCTTTATTACGAGCTTGTGTTGGAAAATCCTCTGGAAGTGCATCGCATTTCACTGCAGATTGAGGATGTAAACGATAACTCTCCTCTTTTTCCTAATGAGCGTATCAGCTTTGAAATTAGAGAGTCGGCTGACAAAGGCGAGCGTTTCCCTTTGGAAGAAGCTCATGACTTGGACATAGGACGTAATGCAGTTCAAGGATATtcacttgaaaaaaatgaacacttcGTTTTATCTGTGCATGAGAACGCGGACGGAGGAAAATCTGCTACTTTGGTCCTGGAGAAAGAGCTCGATCGTGAAAAGCAGAAAGACATTCATTTAATTCTTACCGCATTTGATGGTGGTAATCCACCGAAATCAGGGACAGCTGTTATACATGTTACTGTTCTGGACGCCAATGACAATATTCCTGTGTTTAGTCAACCTGTGTACAGAGTGAGTCTAGCTGAAAACACGCCTTTAGGCACGGAGGTGATTACAGTCAGCGCTACTGATGCTGATGAAGGAGCCAATGGTGACGTCACATATGAGCTCAGTCGTTTATCTGATAAATCAGCAAAATTATTTTCCCTTGATAAAGTCACTGGACAGATCACGGTGAGTGGCAACATCGATTacgaaaaggaaaaatattatgaaatgaGAGTACAGGCCAAAGATGGTCCTGGCTTAGTATCATCTGTTAAAATTATTATAGACATCACTGACATCAATGACAATGAACCTCGAATTattcttaaattattaaacGATCCAGTACCTGAGAACTCTGCAGCAGGCACTGAGGTAGCCATTATTAATGTTCAGGACAAAGATTCAGGAGATAATCGACAGGTACATTGTTATATTCAGCAAAAAGTGCCTTTCAAATTAACTCCATCAATCAAAAACTACTTTTCTTTAGTAACCACAAGCATGCTGGACCGAGAGAAAGCATCAGATTACAACATAACAATCACTGCTACTGATGGAGGCTCTCCACCTTTATCTTCATCCATGACCATTCATCTATCTGTATCAGATATCAATGATAATCCTCCTGTATTTGATCAGCAATCCTACACTGCATATGTAGTGGAAAATAACAAACCAGGAACCTCTATTAGTTCTGTTACTGCAAGAGACCCAGACTGGAGGCAGAACGGTACAGTCCTGTATTCTCTGCTGCCCAGTGAGATAAACGGTGTTCCAGTGTcctcatttttatccattaattcAGATACAGGAGTGATCCATGCTGTCAGGTCATTTGACTATGAGAAGTTCAGAAACTTTAAAGTCCAGGTCGTAGCCAGAGACAATGGTTCTCCTCCACTCAGCAGCAacgtgactgtgagtgtgttcataTCAGATGAGAATGATAACTCTCCACAGATATTATACCCTGCTCCAGAGGGAAAGTCTTTAATGACTGAGATGGTCCCTAAAGctgctctctctggctctctgctCTCCAAAGTCATCGCTGTGGATGCTGACTCTGGACAGAACGCGTGGCTGTCCTATCACATTGTCAAATCTACTGATCCGGGACTTTTCACTATTGGGCTCCATAGTGGAGAGATCAGGGCTCAGAGGGACATTACTGAATCTGACAGCATGAAACAGAACCTTGTTATCTCAGTCAAAGATAACGGACAGCCGCCTCTCTCTGCTacctgttctgtatatttactgaTTTCTGATAATCTTGCTGAAGTTCCAGAACTGAAAGACATGACTTATGAGGAGAGCAATTCCAAACTGACTTTTTACTTGATCATCGCGCTAGTTTCCGTGTCCACCTTCTTTCTGACTTTCATTATTCTCATCCTGGCTGTGAGGTTTTGTCACAGGAGAAAGCCCAGACTGTTGTTTGATGGAGCAGTCGCCATTCCCAGCGCCTATCTCCCTCCCAACTATGCAGAGGTGGAGGGAGCTGGAACTCTGCGCACTTCTTACAATTATGACACGTATCTAACAACAGGATCACGCACCAGTGACTTCAAGTTCATCACATCTTACAATGACAATACTCTTACTGCTGGTGGAACTCTGAAAATGGCCCAAAATGACACTTTAGATGCGACCTTGATTGCACTTAACAACAcaactgatgatgatgaggtgAGAAAACTGTGTCCTCTCTTCatggtagatttttttttttttgctagcttgcagtgttga
- the LOC128320902 gene encoding protocadherin beta-16-like, with translation MGCRMFSIPLSSLLMALLSFLFPAAHGDLSYTVPEETKAQYVIGNMAKDLGIDATKLKTRKARVETEDSSKRYVDINFNTGELIVSETIDREKLCGSRLNCILNYELVLENPLELHRISLNIEDINDNAPKFINERISFEIRESAIKGQRFRLDEAHDSDIGQNGVNGYSLEKNKHFVLSVQENKNGRKYAELVLEKELDREQQKDIDLILIAVDGGIPQRSGTAVIHITVLDANDNVPVFSQPVYKVVLAENAPIGTEVVTVSAEDADEGANGAVSYEFSHIPDNAVQLFTIDKFTGLIKVAGDVDYEEEKYYEIGVQAKDGSGLASTASVIIDITDVNDNPPKIILKSLNNPLPENVIVGTEVAIINVQDKDSGDNRQIRCSIQGNVPFKLNPSIKNYFSLVTTSMLDREMNEDYNITITATDGGSPPLSSSMTIHLSISDINDNPPVFEQQSYTAYVVENNQPGTSISSVTARDPDWRQNGTVLYSLLPSEINGVPVSSFLSINSDTGVIHAVRSFDYEKFRNFKVQVVARDNGSPPLSSNMTVSVFISDENDNSPQILYPAPEGKSLMTEMVPKAALSGSLLSKVIAVDADSGQNAWLSYHIVKSTDPGLFTIGLHSGEIRAQRDITESDSMKQNLVISVKDNGQPPLSATCSVYLLISDNLAEVPELKDMTYEESNSKLTFYLIIALVSVSTFFLTFIILILAVRFCHRRKPRLLFDGAVAIPSAYLPPNYAEVEGAGTLRTSYNYDTYLTTGSRTSDFKFITSYNDSTLTAGGTLKMAQNDTLATNLITLNNTGEGDEVRKTCAFYLFVGLFEWFVVVFFLRNSLSFNVYSDSSLCTYRFSGKV, from the coding sequence ATGGGATGCAGGATGTTTTCAATCCCGTTGTCTTCTCTACTCATGGcgcttctttccttcctttttcctgCTGCTCATGGAGACCTGAGCTACACAGTTCCAGAGGAAACGAAGGCGCAGTATGTGATTGGAAATATGGCAAAGGATCTCGGAATAGATgctacaaaattaaaaacacgaAAGGCCCGAGTTGAAACAGAGGATAGCAGCAAGCGGTATGtggatattaattttaatactgGAGAACTGATCGTTTCAGAGACAATAGACCGGGAAAAGCTTTGTGGTTCGAGGTTAAACTGCATCCTGAATTATGAGCTCGTCTTAGAAAATCCGCTAGAACTACATCGCATTTCTCTGAATATTGAGGATATTAATGACAATGCGccaaaatttattaatgaacgaatTAGTTTTGAAATCCGCGAGTCCGCTATAAAAGGGCAGCGCTTCCGTTTGGATGAAGCTCATGATTCTGATATCGGACAAAACGGAGTGAATGGCTATTCACTAGAAaagaataaacattttgttttgtctgtacaagaaaataaaaacggACGGAAATACGCAGAGCTTGTGTTGGAGAAAGAGCTGGATCGCGAACAACAGAAGGATATTGACTTGATTCTTATTGCAGTGGATGGCGGGATTCCTCAGAGATCAGGGACTGCTGTTATACACATCACTGTGCTAGATGCTAATGATAATGTTCCGGTGTTCAGTCAGCCTGTATATAAAGTCGTTTTAGCTGAAAACGCACCGATAGGAACAGAAGTCGTTACTGTGAGCGCAGAAGATGCAGATGAAGGAGCAAATGGTGCAGTTTCATATGAATTCAGTCACATTCCGGATAACGCAGTACAATTATTTACTATTGATAAATTCACTGGACTAATTAAGGTAGCTGGAGATGTCGACTACGAGGAggaaaaatattatgaaattgGAGTCCAGGCTAAAGATGGATCTGGTTTAGCATCGACTGCAAGTGTTATTATAGATATTACTGATGTAAATGATAATCCTCCTAAAATTATTCTTAAATCTCTAAATAATCCTCTACCTGAGAATGTTATTGTAGGAACTGAAGTAGCCATTATTAATGTTCAGGACAAAGATTCAGGAGATAATCGACAGATCCGTTGTTCAATTCAGGGAAACGTTCCTTTCAAATTAAATCCATcgattaaaaattatttttcactggTAACCACTAGCATGCTCGATCGAGAGATGAATGAAGATTATAATATAACCATTACTGCTACTGATGGAGGCTCTCCACCTTTATCTTCCTCCATGACCATTCATCTATCTATATCAGATATCAATGATAATCCTCCTGTATTTGAACAGCAATCCTACACTGCATATGTAGTGGAAAATAACCAACCAGGAACCTCTATTAGTTCCGTTACTGCAAGAGACCCAGACTGGAGGCAGAACGGTACAGTCCTGTATTCTCTGCTGCCCAGTGAGATAAACGGTGTTCCAGTGTcctcatttttatccattaactCAGATACAGGAGTGATCCATGCTGTCAGGTCATTTGACTATGAAAAGTTCCGAAACTTTAAAGTCCAGGTCGTAGCCAGAGACAATGGTTCTCCTCCACTCAGCAGCAAcatgactgtgagtgtgttcataTCAGATGAGAATGATAACTCTCCACAGATATTATACCCTGCTCCAGAGGGAAAGTCTTTAATGACTGAGATGGTCCCTAAAGctgctctctctggctctctgctCTCCAAAGTCATCGCTGTGGATGCTGACTCTGGACAGAACGCGTGGCTGTCCTATCACATTGTCAAATCTACTGATCCGGGACTTTTCACTATTGGGCTCCATAGTGGAGAGATCAGGGCTCAGAGGGACATTACTGAATCTGACAGCATGAAACAGAACCTTGTTATCTCAGTCAAAGATAACGGACAGCCGCCTCTCTCTGCTacctgttctgtatatttactgaTTTCTGATAATCTTGCTGAAGTTCCCGAACTGAAAGACATGACTTATGAGGAGAGCAATTCCAAACTGACTTTTTATTTGATCATCGCGCTAGTTTCCGTGTCCACCTTCTTTCTGACTTTCATTATTCTGATCCTGGCTGTGAGGTTTTGTCACAGGAGAAAGCCCAGACTGTTGTTTGATGGAGCAGTCGCCATTCCCAGCGCCTATCTCCCTCCCAACTATGCAGAGGTGGAGGGAGCTGGAACTCTGCGCACTTCTTACAATTATGACACGTATCTAACAACAGGATCACGCACCAGTGACTTCAAGTTCATCACATCTTACAATGACAGCACTCTTACTGCTGGTGGAACTCTGAAAATGGCCCAAAATGACACTTTAGCTACAAACCTTATTACACTTAACAATACAGGAGAGGGAGATGAGGTAAGAAAAACCTGTGCTTTCTATCTTTTTGTAGGTTTGTTTGAatggtttgttgttgttttttttttacgaaaTTCTTTATCATTTAATGTGTATTCTGATTCAAGTCTTTGCACTTATCGTTTCTCTGGTAAGGTGTGA
- the LOC128320903 gene encoding protocadherin beta-16-like produces the protein MERKTISFSTSCILACIWILIRAVRGDLSYTFPEETKQQYVIGNIAKDLGLDVKRLSARKARIEAEGSTKRYCDINLSSANLVVVETIDREKLCGTKMSCLLNYELVLENPLDVHRISLHIQDINDNAPRFPKSRITFNMMESAVKGERFPLDEAHDSDIGQNAVQGYSLERNDHFVLSVKENAEGGKYAELVLDKELDREQTKEIDLIFTATDGGTPQRSGTALIHINVLDANDNTPVFSQSVYKVTLAENAPLGAEVVTVSATDADEGVNGEVSYEFSRISDTAAKLFSIDKTTGQITAIGNIDYEEEKSYEIRVQAIDGSGLASTAKIIIDITDVNDNAPRIILKSLNDPIPENSVLGTEVAIINIQDNDSGDNRKVKCSIQENVPFRLNPSIKNYFSLVTTSLLDREIESDYNITITATDGGSPPLSSSMIIHLSVSDINDNPPVFEQQSYTAYVVENNQPGTSISSVTAKDPDWRQNGTVLYSLLPSEINGVPVSSFLSINSDTGVIHAVRSFDYEKFRNFKVQVVARDNGSPPLSSNVTVSVFISDENDNSPQILYPAPEGKSLMTEMVPKAALSGSLLSKVIAVDADSGQNAWLSYHIVKSTDPGLFTIGLHSGEIRAQRDITESDSMKQNLVISVKDNGQPPLSATCSVYLLISDNLAEVPELKDMTFEESNSKLTFYLIIALVSVSTFFLTFIILILAVRFCHRRKPRLLFDGAVAIPSAYLPPNYAEVEGAGTLRTSYNYDTYLTTGSRTSDFKFITSYNDSTLTAGGTLKMAQNDTLATNLITLNNTGEGDEVRKMCLLSVAGSYERLFVVMIFCDDFL, from the coding sequence ATGGAAAGGAAAACGATTTCCTTTTCGACATCATGTATTTTGGCTTGTATTTGGATTTTGATTCGCGCTGTCCGTGGAGATTTGAGCTACACATTCCCggaagaaacaaaacaacagtatGTGATCGGAAATATAGCAAAGGATCTCGGACTGGATGTGAAACGATTATCAGCTCGTAAGGCTCGAATAGAGGCAGAAGGCAGCACTAAACGGTACTGCGACATTAATCTGAGTAGTGCAAATCTGGTCGTGGTAGAAACAATAGACCGAGAGAAGCTTTGTGGAACGAAGATGTCTTGCCTTCTTAATTACGAGCTTGTGTTGGAAAATCCTCTTGATGTGCATcgcatttcactgcacattcaggatataaacgACAACGCGCCCAGATTTCCTAAAAGCCGGATTACATTTAATATGATGGAATCAGCCGTTAAAGGAGAACGTTTTCCTTTGGATGAAGCTCACGACTCTGATATAGGCCAAAACGCGGTTCAAGGATATTCACTTGAAAGAAatgatcattttgttttgtcGGTTAAAGAAAACGCAGAGGGAGGAAAATACGCTGAACTGGTGTTGGACAAAGAGCTGGATCGTGAACAGACGAAggaaatagatttaatatttactgCGACTGATGGAGGCACTCCACAGAGGTCTGGTACTGCACTTATCCACATCAATGTGCTTGATGCTAATGACAATACCCCGGTTTTTAGTCAGTCTGTGTATAAGGTTACTCTGGCTGAAAACGCACCGCTGGGTGCAGAAGTAGTTACAGTGAGCGCTACAGACGCTGATGAGGGCGTAAACGGAGAAGTCAGTTATGAATTTAGTCGAATATCTGATACAGCagcaaaattattttctattgaTAAGACAACTGGTCAAATTACAGCAATCGGAAATATTGACTACGAAGAGGAAAAGTCATATGAAATAAGAGTGCAGGCCATAGATGGTTCTGGCTTAGCATCCACTGCTAAAATTATTATAGACATAACTGATGTAAATGACAATGCTCCGAGAATTATTCTCAAATCACTGAATGATCCAATTCCTGAAAATTCTGTGCTCGGAACTGAAGTAGCCATAATTAATATTCAAGATAACGATTCGGGAGATAATCGAAAAGTTAAATGCTCTATTCAAGAAAATGTTCCATTCAGATTAAACCCATCTATCAAAAACTACTTTTCTTTGGTAACAACGAGCTTGTTAGATCGAGAGATAGAATCAGATTACAACATAACAATCACTGCTACTGATGGAGGCTCTCCACCTTTATCCTCATCCATGATCATTCATCTATCTGTATCAGATATCAATGATAATCCTCCTGTATTTGAACAGCAATCCTACACTGCATATGTAGTGGAAAATAACCAACCAGGAACCTCCATTAGTTCTGTTACTGCAAAAGACCCAGACTGGAGGCAGAACGGTACAGTCCTGTATTCTCTGCTGCCCAGTGAGATAAACGGTGTTCCAGTGTcctcatttttatccattaactCAGATACAGGAGTGATCCATGCTGTCAGGTCATTTGACTATGAAAAGTTCCGAAACTTTAAAGTCCAGGTCGTAGCCAGAGACAATGGTTCTCCTCCACTCAGCAGCAacgtgactgtgagtgtgttcataTCAGATGAGAATGATAACTCTCCACAGATATTATACCCTGCTCCAGAGGGAAAGTCTTTAATGACTGAGATGGTCCCTAAAGctgctctctctggctctctgctCTCCAAAGTCATCGCTGTGGATGCTGACTCTGGACAGAATGCATGGCTGTCCTATCACATTGTCAAATCTACTGATCCGGGACTTTTCACTATTGGGCTCCATAGTGGAGAGATCAGGGCTCAGAGGGACATTACTGAATCTGACAGCATGAAACAGAACCTTGTTATCTCAGTCAAAGATAACGGACAGCCGCCTCTCTCTGCTacctgttctgtatatttactgaTTTCTGATAATCTTGCTGAAGTTCCCGAACTGAAAGACATGACTTTTGAGGAGAGCAATTCCAAACTGACTTTTTATTTGATCATCGCGCTAGTTTCTGTGTCCACCTTCTTTCTGACTTTCATTATTCTGATCCTGGCTGTGAGGTTTTGTCACAGGAGAAAGCCCAGACTGTTGTTTGATGGAGCAGTCGCCATTCCCAGCGCCTATCTCCCTCCCAACTATGCAGAGGTGGAGGGAGCTGGAACTCTGCGCACTTCTTACAATTATGACACGTATCTAACAACAGGATCACGCACCAGTGACTTCAAGTTCATCACATCTTACAATGACAGCACTCTTACTGCTGGTGGAACTCTGAAAATGGCCCAAAATGACACTTTAGCTACAAACCTTATTACACTTAACAATACAGGAGAGGGAGATGAggtaagaaaaatgtgtcttctTTCTGTAGCAGGCTCATATGAACGTTTGTTTGTGGTGATGATTTTTTGTGAtgattttttgtga